DNA sequence from the Actinomycetota bacterium genome:
CTCCGGGATGAACCGGTTCAGCAGCAGCAGGACGAGGCCGGTGGGGAGGCTCACCCACCACAGCATCCGCCACCCGAAGTGCTCCGGCGAGGCGATCGTCGAGGCCAGCGTGCTGCAGATGATGTACGCGCCGGCCACGTCGCCGCCGATCAGGACCATCAGCCACCCCCGGTGGCGGGCCGGGATGGTCTCGGCCATCAGGGCGAACGTGATCGGGAGCATGCCGCCCACCCCCAGGCCCATGATGAAGCAGACCACCAGGTTCGCCCAGAACACGGGCATGGCCCCGCACACCGCGACGGCGATGAAGATGATGGCCGCCAGCAGGATCGAGGCCCGCCGTCCGATCTTGTCCCCGAAGTACCCCCACAGGAACGACCCGATCACCGTCCCCGAGATCCCGCACAGCGGGTACAGCCCGACCGGCAGGGCGTGGGCGGTCGGGTTGAGCGGCGACTTCAACCCGTACTCGGCGGCCGCGCCGGGAGCGATGAAGGCCAGGGTCACCGGCTTCATCACGTCGATGGTGATGGCCGCGGCCATGACCAGCAGCAGCGCCACGTGGGCCGGCTTCAGGGGCGCGGCGTCGAGGGCCCGGACCCGGATCCTCGACACGTACCCGCGGCTGACCTCTGACAGACGGGGAAACACTCCGTACGCCGTCGCGGCGAGCCCGGCGAAGATCAGGACCATCCCGAACCACATCCAGGAGTCCGGGGTCTGTCCCGCCAGGTGGTAGCGGCCCACCCCCAGGATCGGCTTGTTGTGCCGGGCCGAGAAGAAGAACGGCAGGTGCATCGCCACACCCACCGTCACCGCGGCCACGCCGAGCTTGAACGCCGCCGGGTGCGGGTACTCGATCCCCGTCACCTTGCCCTTGACCCGCGGCTCCGCCGCGCTCGTCGCCATCGATCGCCCCCTCCCTATCCGGTGGAGAACCCGTCACCTTCAAGGCCCGAACGGCCAACTGCGGGGCGAAGACTATAGAAGCGAGTTTCCGGAATCAAGTGACTGCACTCAATCAGGTCCTGACCCGAGCGACAGGCCGCTTCAGCTCCTCCGCCGTGATCTGCTCGAGCTGCTTCTTCTTGGTCTCCACCCCGAACAGGGCCAGCGCGACGACCGCGAGAACCAGCGGGATGGCGCCGTACAGGGCCGTCAGGGAGATGCTGGGAATGGCGAGCTTCGACACCACGATGGCCAGGATCAGCACCCCGCCGAACTTGGTGGCCCCCGCCGCCAGCCCGGTCCCGCGCGACCTGACCCTGGTCGGATAGATCTCTGAGGCGTACGCGACCGCGACGGCCGTGAGCGAGCTGATGCCCCAGATCGGGACGATCAGCAAGCCGTACAGCAACGGCTTGTTGTGCGCCACGCTGTTGCCCGCCGCCATGAACCCGAACAGGGCGGCCGCCGTGAGGCTGGCCATCAGGATGATGGTCTTCCTGCTGCTCCAGAACCCGTACAGATACGCGATCGGGAAGTTCAGGGGGAACCCGATGCGGGCCGAGTCCCGGAGGATCCTCGACGCGTCCACCTCCGTGAACCCGAGCTTCTGGAGGTTGGAGGGGATCCATTGCTGGAACCCGAACTGGACCATGCCGATCCCGATCCCCAGCAGCAGGACCACGAGCGAGAGGCCGCCGAACGGGGTGGCCAGCAGCTGCGCGAACCGCCCCTTCACCCGGTCCTCGACCTCGAGGTCGGAGTGTTCCTCCTCCACCACGTGGGCGCCGTAGCGCTCCATCACCTCACGGGCTTCCTCGTCCCTGCCGTGGGCCAGGAGGAACCGGGGTGACTCGGGGATCCACCGGTTCACCAGGACGAGCAGGAGCCCGGTGGGAAGCCCAAGCAGCCAGAGGACCCGCCACCCGAGATGCGTGGGTGCCCCGATGGTCGAGGCCAGAGTGCTGGTGATGATGTAGGCGCCGGCCACGTCCCTCCGATGAGGACGATGACCCACCCCAGGTGCCGGGCCGGGATGGTCTCGGCCATCAGGGCGAACGTGATGGGCAACATCCCTCCCACCCCCAGGCCCATGATGAAGCAGGTCACGAAGTTCCAGGTGTAGTTGGGCATGGAGCCACACGCCGCCGTGGCGATGAACACGACGGCGGCCAGCAGGATCGACGAGCGCCGGCCGATCCGGTCGCCGAACCACCCCCACAGGAGGGACCCCAGCACGGTCCCCGTGATCCCGGCGAGGGGCAGCCAGGCCACCCCGACCGCGAAGCGTAGGGGGACTGAGGCTTCCGGAATCAAGCGGATGGTTGTTCGATGCTGGCCGCCGCGGCCCTGGACGGGGCCCGCCCGCCCCGCAGCCCTTCTTCGTCCACGAACCACATCTCGGGCTCCAGGCCGAAGACGTCTCGGACCCGCTGGGACACCGTGCCCCGAAGCCGGGTCAGGGCCTCCCGGAGGGTCTGTACGCCCTCCCGAGTCGGGGCGTCCGGGGCCGGGCAGGCCCGGTGGACCACCAGGAGAACTCGCTCCAGATCGGGCGGAGCGAGCGTCTTCGCGGCCTCGAGGATGCGTTCGCCGTACGGGAGGTCGATGGCCCACGGCGCCCCCGGCCACAGGATGGTCTCGGCCTGGTCCAGGAGGCCCTGGATTGCCAGGAGC
Encoded proteins:
- a CDS encoding MFS transporter, whose protein sequence is MATSAAEPRVKGKVTGIEYPHPAAFKLGVAAVTVGVAMHLPFFFSARHNKPILGVGRYHLAGQTPDSWMWFGMVLIFAGLAATAYGVFPRLSEVSRGYVSRIRVRALDAAPLKPAHVALLLVMAAAITIDVMKPVTLAFIAPGAAAEYGLKSPLNPTAHALPVGLYPLCGISGTVIGSFLWGYFGDKIGRRASILLAAIIFIAVAVCGAMPVFWANLVVCFIMGLGVGGMLPITFALMAETIPARHRGWLMVLIGGDVAGAYIICSTLASTIASPEHFGWRMLWWVSLPTGLVLLLLNRFIPESPRFLLQHGRDEEARAIMERYGAEVTEGEDSLLRVESHVRSRFAQLFSRDFVGLSVIVLLLGLGVGIVQYGFQQWIPSNLQKLGLSSVSASSILRDSALIGFPFVLPIAYLYGFWSAKKTIILMAAITTAAMIGFATTGSSHLIHDGKATPLLYLLLVGPIWGIQGLTSVSVAYASEVFPTKVRSRATGLAAGATKFGGVLILATVVAAIAAPSIRSTAIIGAVPLILAIVAMMVFGVETKKKQLERITAEELHESVDV
- a CDS encoding MarR family transcriptional regulator — its product is MEPTWNFLSTHGLVLMVLTRQPDLRLRDIAVTVGITERAAQNIVNDLVVTGYLERTRVGRRNHYLVRGDRPLPQGSIRSHQVADVARVLGGAVQVAPAGEDCRAVVIACSDFRIQGQLRQLLAIQGLLDQAETILWPGAPWAIDLPYGERILEAAKTLAPPDLERVLLVVHRACPAPDAPTREGVQTLREALTRLRGTVSQRVRDVFGLEPEMWFVDEEGLRGGRAPSRAAAASIEQPSA